A window of Exiguobacterium sp. Helios genomic DNA:
AATTACCGGTCATCCTGTTTTGTGAAAACAATAAATATGCGATTTCAACGCCGCTTTCGAAACAATTATCGGCGAAACACGTCGCCGACCGGGCGATCGGATACGGGATGCCGGGTGTGACGATTGACGGAATTGACCCGCTTGCGGTCTATAAAGCGGTCAAAGAAGCGCGTGAGCGTGGTCTCCGCGGTGATGGTCCGACGTTGATTGAAGTCGAAGTTGAACGGCTTGTTCCCCATTCATCGGATGATGACGATAAATCGTATCGTTCGGCAGAAGAACTGGCTGAACTGAAAACACGTGACGGAGTTAAATTGTTCCGTGAAAAATTAATTCAGATGGGTGTCTTAACGGAAGAAACGGCACAAGACATCGAAGCGAAACTTGAGCAGGAAGTAGACGAAGCGACGGCTTATGCGGAAGCAGCAGCCTATGATACAGCTGAAAACACACTCCGTTACGTGTACGATGAGGGGGAAACGAAATGACGACATTAAGTTTAATCGAAGCAATCAACAGCGCAATTAAAGAAGAGATGGAACGCGACGAATCGGTCTTCGTCCTCGGAGAAGACGTTGGCGTCCGCGGTGGCGTTTTCCGGGCGACACAAGGATTACTTGAACAGTTCGGGGAAGCACGTGTCATCGACGCACCGCTCGCTGAGAGTGCAATCGCCGGTGTCGGAATAGGGGCTGCGATGTACGGGATGCGACCGATTGCTGAAATGCAGTTTGCTGATTTCATCATGCCGGCCGTCAACCAGATCGTCAGTGAAGCGGCGAAAATCCGTTACCGTTCGAACAATGACTGGTCGTGCCCGATCGTCATCCGGGCACCGTTCGGCGGCGGAATTCACGGCGCACTTTACCACTCACAATCCGTCGAAGCGATGTTCAATTCGACACCGGGCTTAAAAATCGTCATTCCGTCGAATCCGTACGATGCTAAAGGACTGCTGAAGGCAGCAATCCGTTCGAATGATCCGGTGTTGTTCTTTGAACATAAGCGCGGATACCGTCTCCTGAAAGGTGAAGTACCGGAAGAGGATTATATCGTTGAAATCGGCAAAGCTGATGTCAAACGGGAAGGCGAAGATTTGACGGTGATCACGTACGGTCTTTGTGTTCAATTCGCCCTTGACGCAGCGGCACGTCTTGAGAAAGACGGCATCGATGTTCATATTCTTGATTTACGGACCGTTTATCCGATTGACCGGGAAGCAGTCGTCGAGGCAGCCCGGAAAACCGGAAAAGTCTTGCTCGTGACAGAAGATAACAAAGAAGGCAGTGTCATGAGTGAAGTGTCGGCGATTATTGCGGAAGAAGCGTTATTTGATCTCGACGCACCAATCGAACGACTGTGCGGTCCGGATGTCCCGGCGATGCCATACGCGCCGACGATGGAGAAATTCTTTAACGTCTCGAGCGAAAAAATCGAAGATAAAATCCGGACGCTACACGCGTACTAAGGGGGAAACGTCAATGAAAACTGAAACATTAACGATGCCACAACTTGGTGAGAGTGTAACGGAAGGGACGATTTCCCTTTGGCTCGTCAAACCGGGTGATACAGTCAAGAAGTATGATCCGATCGCGGAAGTCATCACCGATAAAGTGACAGCAGAAGTCCCATCGTCCTTCGACGGTGTCATCGATCAACTGTTGGCAGAAGAAGGGGACACGTTGCAAGTTGGGGAAGCGATCATAACCTTGCAGGTCAGCGGCGGATCAACACAAGTCGCAGCAACGGAAGAAGCCGTTCCAGCAATCGAAGAAACAACGGTCTCAAGTGATCAATCGATGAAGAAACGTTATTCACCGGCCGTTCTTAAATTGTCTGCCGAGCACGGGATTGATTTGGAGCAGGTTTCGGGAACGGGGGCAGGTGGTCGGATTACCCGGAAAGACCTGCTCAAAATCGTCGAAACCGGACAAATCGCGCAACCGGATACGGTCGAAGCGCCGACGATTGAGTCGGTGCCGGCACCAAAACCGGAAGCACGACCGGAACGACATGAACAACCGCAAGCAGTGCGACCGCAAGCGGCTAAACCGATGACGAGCACGACAGAAGCCGGAGACATCGAAATTCCGACGGCCGGTGTCCGCCAAGCAATCGCAACGAACATGGTCCGCTCAAAACAGGAAGCACCGCATGCCTGGTTGATGATTGAAGTTGACGTGACGAACCTGGTCGAAGCCCGGAATCGTCACAAAGAGGCATTCTTTAAACAAGAAGGGGTCAAATTGACATTCCTCCCGTTCTTCATGAAAGCAACCGTTGAAGCATTAAAGAAACATCCAATCATGAACTCGACGTGGGCGGGCGACAAGATCATCCAGAAAAAAGCAATCAACTTGTCCCTCGCGGTCGCGACGCAAGAAGCCTTGTTCGTACCGGTCGTCAAAAATGCGGATGAACTCAGCATTAAAGGACTGGCGCGGGCAATCGATGATTTCGGCAAACGGGCGCAATCCGGACGACTGTCGTCAAGCGAGATGCAGGGCGGAACGTTTACGGTCAACAATACCGGATCATTTGGTTCGATTCAGTCAGCACCGATTCTGAACTTC
This region includes:
- a CDS encoding dihydrolipoamide acetyltransferase family protein — translated: MKTETLTMPQLGESVTEGTISLWLVKPGDTVKKYDPIAEVITDKVTAEVPSSFDGVIDQLLAEEGDTLQVGEAIITLQVSGGSTQVAATEEAVPAIEETTVSSDQSMKKRYSPAVLKLSAEHGIDLEQVSGTGAGGRITRKDLLKIVETGQIAQPDTVEAPTIESVPAPKPEARPERHEQPQAVRPQAAKPMTSTTEAGDIEIPTAGVRQAIATNMVRSKQEAPHAWLMIEVDVTNLVEARNRHKEAFFKQEGVKLTFLPFFMKATVEALKKHPIMNSTWAGDKIIQKKAINLSLAVATQEALFVPVVKNADELSIKGLARAIDDFGKRAQSGRLSSSEMQGGTFTVNNTGSFGSIQSAPILNFPQAAILSVESIVKRPVWVNGMFAARDMVNLCMSIDHRVLDGLVAGQFLQTVKHALESIDPNQLSLY
- a CDS encoding alpha-ketoacid dehydrogenase subunit beta — translated: MTTLSLIEAINSAIKEEMERDESVFVLGEDVGVRGGVFRATQGLLEQFGEARVIDAPLAESAIAGVGIGAAMYGMRPIAEMQFADFIMPAVNQIVSEAAKIRYRSNNDWSCPIVIRAPFGGGIHGALYHSQSVEAMFNSTPGLKIVIPSNPYDAKGLLKAAIRSNDPVLFFEHKRGYRLLKGEVPEEDYIVEIGKADVKREGEDLTVITYGLCVQFALDAAARLEKDGIDVHILDLRTVYPIDREAVVEAARKTGKVLLVTEDNKEGSVMSEVSAIIAEEALFDLDAPIERLCGPDVPAMPYAPTMEKFFNVSSEKIEDKIRTLHAY